In Taeniopygia guttata chromosome 2, bTaeGut7.mat, whole genome shotgun sequence, one genomic interval encodes:
- the MTSS1 gene encoding protein MTSS 1 isoform X9, whose product MEAVIEKECSALGGLFQTIISDMKGSYPVWEDFINKAGKLQSQLRTTVVAAAAFLDAFQKVADMATNTRGGTREIGSALTRMCMRHRSIESKLRQFSSALIDCLINPLQEQMEEWKKVANQLDKDHAKEYKKARQEIKKKSSDTLKLQKKAKKGRGDIQPQLDSALQDVNDKYLLLEETEKQAVRKALIEERGRFCAFISMLRPVIEEEISMLGEITHLQTISDDLKSLTMDPHKLPSSSEQVILDLKGSDYSWSYQTPPSSPSTTMSRKSSVCSLNSVNSSDSRSSGSHSHSPSSHYRYRSSNLPQQAPMRLSSVSSHDSGFMSQDAFQSKSPSPMPPEAPNQNSSSSASSEASETCQSVSECSSPTSVSSGSTMGAWASTDKDWAKPGPYDQPMVNTLQRRKEKREPDVNGAAQSGAPAPPEEAQRPRSMTVSAATRQGEEMEACEELALALSRGLQLDTQRSSRDSLQCSSGYSTQTTTPCCSEDTIPSQVSDYDYFSVSGDQEAEQQEFDKSSTIPRNSDISQSYRRMFQTKRPASTAGLPTTLGPVIATPGVATIRRTPSTKPSVRRGTIGGGPIPIKTPVIPVKTPTVPDIPGGLPGALAGTEECPEQSLESPAAGDGGQAVTSLPSWSGQAAVNPPAAGQKPGAAEEQRQAVPEGEEGERDGVGSLAPVGQAELEPGELSPGDVPQGEDMLNAIRRGVKLKKTTTNDRSAPRIS is encoded by the exons gtggTACCAGAGAGATTGGGTCTGCTCTCACCAGGATGTGTATGAGACACAGAAGTATAGAGTCCAAACTCAGGCAGTTCTCAAG TGCTTTAATTGACTGTCTGATAAACCCACTTCAAGAACAGATGGAAGAGTGGAAGAAAGTGGCCAATCAGCTGGATAAAGACCATGCAAAAG AATACAAAAAAGCCCGCcaagagataaaaaagaaatcGTCTGATACACTGAAGCTACAGAAGAAAGCCAAGAAAG GACGGGGTGACATTCAGCCCCAGCTGGATAGTGCTTTACAAGATGTCAATGATAAGTACCTGCTGCTTGAAGAAACTGAGAAGCAAGCTGTCAGAAAAGCTCTGATCGAGGAGCGCGGCCGATTCTGTGCTTTCATCTCGATGCTGCGCCCTGTGATC gaagaagaaatatcaaTGCTAGGAGAAATAACCCATTTACAAACCATATCAGATGACCTGAAAAGTCTCACCATGGATCCACACAAATTGCCATCCTCAAGTGAACAG GTAATTTTAGATTTGAAAGGTTCTGATTACAGCTGGTCTTACCAGACTCCTCCATCCTCTCCCAGTACTACCATGTCCAGAAAATCCAGTGTTTGCAG TCTGAACAGCGTTAACAGTAGTGATTCCCGGTCCAGTGGCTCGCACTCGCACTCACCTAGTTCACACTATCGCTATCGCAGCTCCAATCTGCCTCAGCAGGCACCCATGAGGCTGTCCAGTGTGTCCTCCCATGATTCTGGATTCATGTCCCAGGATGCTTTCCAGTCCAAATCGCCATCCCCCATGCCACCAGAAGCACCTAACCAG AATTCGTCCAGCTCTGCCTCTTCAGAAGCCTCTGAAACCTGCCAGTCAGTGAGCGAGTGCAGTTCCCCCACCTCAGTCAGCTCAGGCTCCACCATGGGGGCTTGGGCCTCCACAGATAAG GACTGGGCCAAGCCGGGCCCGTACGATCAGCCCATGGTGAACACATTGCAGCGTCGCAAAGAGAAGCGCGAGCCAGATGTCAATGGAGCAGCTCAGAGCGGAGCCCCTGCGCCCCCCGAGGAGGCCCAGAGACCTCGGAGCATGACGGTGTCAGCTGCCACAAGG cagggtgaggagaTGGAGGCCTGTGAGGAGCTGGCACTCGCTCTGTCcagagggctgcagctggacaCCCAGAGGAGCAGTCGGGATTCCTTGCAGTGCTCCAGTGGCTACAGCACCCAGACAACAACTCCGTGCTGTTCAGAGGACACGATCCCATCTCAAG TTTCAGATTATGATTATTTCTCTGTGAGTGGTGACCAGGAGGCAGAACAACAGGAGTTTGACAAATCTTCCACCATCCCAAGAAACAGTGACATTAGCCAGTCCTATCGCAGAATGTTTCAAACCAAGCGTCCTGCTTCCACCGCAGGTCTGCCAACCACGCTGGGACCAGTCATCGCCACCCCCGGCGTCGCCACCATCCGACGGACGCCGTCCACCAAGCCTTCGGTCCGGCGCGGCACCATCGGCGGAGGCCCCATCCCCATCAAGACGCCGGTGATTCCCGTCAAAACGCCGACTGTCCCCGATATCCCGGGGGGGCTGCCCGGTGCCCTCGCTGGGACAGAAGAGTGCCCCGAGCAAAGCCTGGAGTCTCCAGCAGCGGGAGACGGTGGGCAAGCTGTCACCAGCCTGCCCTCGTGGAGCGGGCAAGCAGCTGTCAACCCTCCGGCGGCGGGCCAGAAGCCGGGCGCTGCCGAGGAGCAGAGGCAGGCGGTGCCCGAGGGCGAGGAGGGCGAGCGGGATGGGGTCGGCAGCCTGGCGCCCGTGGGGCAGGCGGAGCTGGAGCCCGGCGAGCTGAGCCCCGGCGATGTCCCGCAGGGGGAGGATATGCTCAACGCCATTCGGCGCGGGGTCAAGCTGAAGAAGACAACCACGAATGACCGCTCAGCACCTCGTATTTCCTAG
- the MTSS1 gene encoding protein MTSS 1 isoform X15 — protein MEAVIEKECSALGGLFQTIISDMKGSYPVWEDFINKAGKLQSQLRTTVVAAAAFLDAFQKVADMATNTRGGTREIGSALTRMCMRHRSIESKLRQFSSALIDCLINPLQEQMEEWKKVANQLDKDHAKEYKKARQEIKKKSSDTLKLQKKAKKGRGDIQPQLDSALQDVNDKYLLLEETEKQAVRKALIEERGRFCAFISMLRPVIEEEISMLGEITHLQTISDDLKSLTMDPHKLPSSSEQVILDLKGSDYSWSYQTPPSSPSTTMSRKSSVCSSLNSVNSSDSRSSGSHSHSPSSHYRYRSSNLPQQAPMRLSSVSSHDSGFMSQDAFQSKSPSPMPPEAPNQLSNGFYHCSLSSDPSVASVGAGPFPHFPPVSRAWTRAPSALLPDYVHYYTIGPGMLPSSKIPSWKDWAKPGPYDQPMVNTLQRRKEKREPDVNGAAQSGAPAPPEEAQRPRSMTVSAATRQGEEMEACEELALALSRGLQLDTQRSSRDSLQCSSGYSTQTTTPCCSEDTIPSQGLPTTLGPVIATPGVATIRRTPSTKPSVRRGTIGGGPIPIKTPVIPVKTPTVPDIPGGLPGALAGTEECPEQSLESPAAGDGGQAVTSLPSWSGQAAVNPPAAGQKPGAAEEQRQAVPEGEEGERDGVGSLAPVGQAELEPGELSPGDVPQGEDMLNAIRRGVKLKKTTTNDRSAPRIS, from the exons gtggTACCAGAGAGATTGGGTCTGCTCTCACCAGGATGTGTATGAGACACAGAAGTATAGAGTCCAAACTCAGGCAGTTCTCAAG TGCTTTAATTGACTGTCTGATAAACCCACTTCAAGAACAGATGGAAGAGTGGAAGAAAGTGGCCAATCAGCTGGATAAAGACCATGCAAAAG AATACAAAAAAGCCCGCcaagagataaaaaagaaatcGTCTGATACACTGAAGCTACAGAAGAAAGCCAAGAAAG GACGGGGTGACATTCAGCCCCAGCTGGATAGTGCTTTACAAGATGTCAATGATAAGTACCTGCTGCTTGAAGAAACTGAGAAGCAAGCTGTCAGAAAAGCTCTGATCGAGGAGCGCGGCCGATTCTGTGCTTTCATCTCGATGCTGCGCCCTGTGATC gaagaagaaatatcaaTGCTAGGAGAAATAACCCATTTACAAACCATATCAGATGACCTGAAAAGTCTCACCATGGATCCACACAAATTGCCATCCTCAAGTGAACAG GTAATTTTAGATTTGAAAGGTTCTGATTACAGCTGGTCTTACCAGACTCCTCCATCCTCTCCCAGTACTACCATGTCCAGAAAATCCAGTGTTTGCAG CAGTCTGAACAGCGTTAACAGTAGTGATTCCCGGTCCAGTGGCTCGCACTCGCACTCACCTAGTTCACACTATCGCTATCGCAGCTCCAATCTGCCTCAGCAGGCACCCATGAGGCTGTCCAGTGTGTCCTCCCATGATTCTGGATTCATGTCCCAGGATGCTTTCCAGTCCAAATCGCCATCCCCCATGCCACCAGAAGCACCTAACCAG TTGTCTAATGGGTTTTATCACTGTAGTTTATCAAGTGACCCATCCGTAGCTTCAGTTGGTGCAGGTCCTTTCCCTCATTTCCCGCCTGTCTCCCGCGCGTGGACTCGGGCTCCCTCAGCCCTCCTTCCAGACTACGTTCATTATTACACCATTGGGCCAGGCATGTTACCATCATCTAAGATCCCTAGCTGGAAG GACTGGGCCAAGCCGGGCCCGTACGATCAGCCCATGGTGAACACATTGCAGCGTCGCAAAGAGAAGCGCGAGCCAGATGTCAATGGAGCAGCTCAGAGCGGAGCCCCTGCGCCCCCCGAGGAGGCCCAGAGACCTCGGAGCATGACGGTGTCAGCTGCCACAAGG cagggtgaggagaTGGAGGCCTGTGAGGAGCTGGCACTCGCTCTGTCcagagggctgcagctggacaCCCAGAGGAGCAGTCGGGATTCCTTGCAGTGCTCCAGTGGCTACAGCACCCAGACAACAACTCCGTGCTGTTCAGAGGACACGATCCCATCTCAAG GTCTGCCAACCACGCTGGGACCAGTCATCGCCACCCCCGGCGTCGCCACCATCCGACGGACGCCGTCCACCAAGCCTTCGGTCCGGCGCGGCACCATCGGCGGAGGCCCCATCCCCATCAAGACGCCGGTGATTCCCGTCAAAACGCCGACTGTCCCCGATATCCCGGGGGGGCTGCCCGGTGCCCTCGCTGGGACAGAAGAGTGCCCCGAGCAAAGCCTGGAGTCTCCAGCAGCGGGAGACGGTGGGCAAGCTGTCACCAGCCTGCCCTCGTGGAGCGGGCAAGCAGCTGTCAACCCTCCGGCGGCGGGCCAGAAGCCGGGCGCTGCCGAGGAGCAGAGGCAGGCGGTGCCCGAGGGCGAGGAGGGCGAGCGGGATGGGGTCGGCAGCCTGGCGCCCGTGGGGCAGGCGGAGCTGGAGCCCGGCGAGCTGAGCCCCGGCGATGTCCCGCAGGGGGAGGATATGCTCAACGCCATTCGGCGCGGGGTCAAGCTGAAGAAGACAACCACGAATGACCGCTCAGCACCTCGTATTTCCTAG
- the MTSS1 gene encoding protein MTSS 1 isoform X5, translating into MEAVIEKECSALGGLFQTIISDMKGSYPVWEDFINKAGKLQSQLRTTVVAAAAFLDAFQKVADMATNTRGGTREIGSALTRMCMRHRSIESKLRQFSSALIDCLINPLQEQMEEWKKVANQLDKDHAKEYKKARQEIKKKSSDTLKLQKKAKKAEALGRGDIQPQLDSALQDVNDKYLLLEETEKQAVRKALIEERGRFCAFISMLRPVIEEEISMLGEITHLQTISDDLKSLTMDPHKLPSSSEQVILDLKGSDYSWSYQTPPSSPSTTMSRKSSVCSSLNSVNSSDSRSSGSHSHSPSSHYRYRSSNLPQQAPMRLSSVSSHDSGFMSQDAFQSKSPSPMPPEAPNQNSSSSASSEASETCQSVSECSSPTSVSSGSTMGAWASTDKDWAKPGPYDQPMVNTLQRRKEKREPDVNGAAQSGAPAPPEEAQRPRSMTVSAATRQGEEMEACEELALALSRGLQLDTQRSSRDSLQCSSGYSTQTTTPCCSEDTIPSQVSDYDYFSVSGDQEAEQQEFDKSSTIPRNSDISQSYRRMFQTKRPASTAGLPTTLGPVIATPGVATIRRTPSTKPSVRRGTIGGGPIPIKTPVIPVKTPTVPDIPGGLPGALAGTEECPEQSLESPAAGDGGQAVTSLPSWSGQAAVNPPAAGQKPGAAEEQRQAVPEGEEGERDGVGSLAPVGQAELEPGELSPGDVPQGEDMLNAIRRGVKLKKTTTNDRSAPRIS; encoded by the exons gtggTACCAGAGAGATTGGGTCTGCTCTCACCAGGATGTGTATGAGACACAGAAGTATAGAGTCCAAACTCAGGCAGTTCTCAAG TGCTTTAATTGACTGTCTGATAAACCCACTTCAAGAACAGATGGAAGAGTGGAAGAAAGTGGCCAATCAGCTGGATAAAGACCATGCAAAAG AATACAAAAAAGCCCGCcaagagataaaaaagaaatcGTCTGATACACTGAAGCTACAGAAGAAAGCCAAGAAAG CTGAGGCTCTGG GACGGGGTGACATTCAGCCCCAGCTGGATAGTGCTTTACAAGATGTCAATGATAAGTACCTGCTGCTTGAAGAAACTGAGAAGCAAGCTGTCAGAAAAGCTCTGATCGAGGAGCGCGGCCGATTCTGTGCTTTCATCTCGATGCTGCGCCCTGTGATC gaagaagaaatatcaaTGCTAGGAGAAATAACCCATTTACAAACCATATCAGATGACCTGAAAAGTCTCACCATGGATCCACACAAATTGCCATCCTCAAGTGAACAG GTAATTTTAGATTTGAAAGGTTCTGATTACAGCTGGTCTTACCAGACTCCTCCATCCTCTCCCAGTACTACCATGTCCAGAAAATCCAGTGTTTGCAG CAGTCTGAACAGCGTTAACAGTAGTGATTCCCGGTCCAGTGGCTCGCACTCGCACTCACCTAGTTCACACTATCGCTATCGCAGCTCCAATCTGCCTCAGCAGGCACCCATGAGGCTGTCCAGTGTGTCCTCCCATGATTCTGGATTCATGTCCCAGGATGCTTTCCAGTCCAAATCGCCATCCCCCATGCCACCAGAAGCACCTAACCAG AATTCGTCCAGCTCTGCCTCTTCAGAAGCCTCTGAAACCTGCCAGTCAGTGAGCGAGTGCAGTTCCCCCACCTCAGTCAGCTCAGGCTCCACCATGGGGGCTTGGGCCTCCACAGATAAG GACTGGGCCAAGCCGGGCCCGTACGATCAGCCCATGGTGAACACATTGCAGCGTCGCAAAGAGAAGCGCGAGCCAGATGTCAATGGAGCAGCTCAGAGCGGAGCCCCTGCGCCCCCCGAGGAGGCCCAGAGACCTCGGAGCATGACGGTGTCAGCTGCCACAAGG cagggtgaggagaTGGAGGCCTGTGAGGAGCTGGCACTCGCTCTGTCcagagggctgcagctggacaCCCAGAGGAGCAGTCGGGATTCCTTGCAGTGCTCCAGTGGCTACAGCACCCAGACAACAACTCCGTGCTGTTCAGAGGACACGATCCCATCTCAAG TTTCAGATTATGATTATTTCTCTGTGAGTGGTGACCAGGAGGCAGAACAACAGGAGTTTGACAAATCTTCCACCATCCCAAGAAACAGTGACATTAGCCAGTCCTATCGCAGAATGTTTCAAACCAAGCGTCCTGCTTCCACCGCAGGTCTGCCAACCACGCTGGGACCAGTCATCGCCACCCCCGGCGTCGCCACCATCCGACGGACGCCGTCCACCAAGCCTTCGGTCCGGCGCGGCACCATCGGCGGAGGCCCCATCCCCATCAAGACGCCGGTGATTCCCGTCAAAACGCCGACTGTCCCCGATATCCCGGGGGGGCTGCCCGGTGCCCTCGCTGGGACAGAAGAGTGCCCCGAGCAAAGCCTGGAGTCTCCAGCAGCGGGAGACGGTGGGCAAGCTGTCACCAGCCTGCCCTCGTGGAGCGGGCAAGCAGCTGTCAACCCTCCGGCGGCGGGCCAGAAGCCGGGCGCTGCCGAGGAGCAGAGGCAGGCGGTGCCCGAGGGCGAGGAGGGCGAGCGGGATGGGGTCGGCAGCCTGGCGCCCGTGGGGCAGGCGGAGCTGGAGCCCGGCGAGCTGAGCCCCGGCGATGTCCCGCAGGGGGAGGATATGCTCAACGCCATTCGGCGCGGGGTCAAGCTGAAGAAGACAACCACGAATGACCGCTCAGCACCTCGTATTTCCTAG
- the MTSS1 gene encoding protein MTSS 1 isoform X11, translated as MEAVIEKECSALGGLFQTIISDMKGSYPVWEDFINKAGKLQSQLRTTVVAAAAFLDAFQKVADMATNTRGGTREIGSALTRMCMRHRSIESKLRQFSSALIDCLINPLQEQMEEWKKVANQLDKDHAKEYKKARQEIKKKSSDTLKLQKKAKKAEALGRGDIQPQLDSALQDVNDKYLLLEETEKQAVRKALIEERGRFCAFISMLRPVIEEEISMLGEITHLQTISDDLKSLTMDPHKLPSSSEQVILDLKGSDYSWSYQTPPSSPSTTMSRKSSVCSSLNSVNSSDSRSSGSHSHSPSSHYRYRSSNLPQQAPMRLSSVSSHDSGFMSQDAFQSKSPSPMPPEAPNQDWAKPGPYDQPMVNTLQRRKEKREPDVNGAAQSGAPAPPEEAQRPRSMTVSAATRQGEEMEACEELALALSRGLQLDTQRSSRDSLQCSSGYSTQTTTPCCSEDTIPSQVSDYDYFSVSGDQEAEQQEFDKSSTIPRNSDISQSYRRMFQTKRPASTAGLPTTLGPVIATPGVATIRRTPSTKPSVRRGTIGGGPIPIKTPVIPVKTPTVPDIPGGLPGALAGTEECPEQSLESPAAGDGGQAVTSLPSWSGQAAVNPPAAGQKPGAAEEQRQAVPEGEEGERDGVGSLAPVGQAELEPGELSPGDVPQGEDMLNAIRRGVKLKKTTTNDRSAPRIS; from the exons gtggTACCAGAGAGATTGGGTCTGCTCTCACCAGGATGTGTATGAGACACAGAAGTATAGAGTCCAAACTCAGGCAGTTCTCAAG TGCTTTAATTGACTGTCTGATAAACCCACTTCAAGAACAGATGGAAGAGTGGAAGAAAGTGGCCAATCAGCTGGATAAAGACCATGCAAAAG AATACAAAAAAGCCCGCcaagagataaaaaagaaatcGTCTGATACACTGAAGCTACAGAAGAAAGCCAAGAAAG CTGAGGCTCTGG GACGGGGTGACATTCAGCCCCAGCTGGATAGTGCTTTACAAGATGTCAATGATAAGTACCTGCTGCTTGAAGAAACTGAGAAGCAAGCTGTCAGAAAAGCTCTGATCGAGGAGCGCGGCCGATTCTGTGCTTTCATCTCGATGCTGCGCCCTGTGATC gaagaagaaatatcaaTGCTAGGAGAAATAACCCATTTACAAACCATATCAGATGACCTGAAAAGTCTCACCATGGATCCACACAAATTGCCATCCTCAAGTGAACAG GTAATTTTAGATTTGAAAGGTTCTGATTACAGCTGGTCTTACCAGACTCCTCCATCCTCTCCCAGTACTACCATGTCCAGAAAATCCAGTGTTTGCAG CAGTCTGAACAGCGTTAACAGTAGTGATTCCCGGTCCAGTGGCTCGCACTCGCACTCACCTAGTTCACACTATCGCTATCGCAGCTCCAATCTGCCTCAGCAGGCACCCATGAGGCTGTCCAGTGTGTCCTCCCATGATTCTGGATTCATGTCCCAGGATGCTTTCCAGTCCAAATCGCCATCCCCCATGCCACCAGAAGCACCTAACCAG GACTGGGCCAAGCCGGGCCCGTACGATCAGCCCATGGTGAACACATTGCAGCGTCGCAAAGAGAAGCGCGAGCCAGATGTCAATGGAGCAGCTCAGAGCGGAGCCCCTGCGCCCCCCGAGGAGGCCCAGAGACCTCGGAGCATGACGGTGTCAGCTGCCACAAGG cagggtgaggagaTGGAGGCCTGTGAGGAGCTGGCACTCGCTCTGTCcagagggctgcagctggacaCCCAGAGGAGCAGTCGGGATTCCTTGCAGTGCTCCAGTGGCTACAGCACCCAGACAACAACTCCGTGCTGTTCAGAGGACACGATCCCATCTCAAG TTTCAGATTATGATTATTTCTCTGTGAGTGGTGACCAGGAGGCAGAACAACAGGAGTTTGACAAATCTTCCACCATCCCAAGAAACAGTGACATTAGCCAGTCCTATCGCAGAATGTTTCAAACCAAGCGTCCTGCTTCCACCGCAGGTCTGCCAACCACGCTGGGACCAGTCATCGCCACCCCCGGCGTCGCCACCATCCGACGGACGCCGTCCACCAAGCCTTCGGTCCGGCGCGGCACCATCGGCGGAGGCCCCATCCCCATCAAGACGCCGGTGATTCCCGTCAAAACGCCGACTGTCCCCGATATCCCGGGGGGGCTGCCCGGTGCCCTCGCTGGGACAGAAGAGTGCCCCGAGCAAAGCCTGGAGTCTCCAGCAGCGGGAGACGGTGGGCAAGCTGTCACCAGCCTGCCCTCGTGGAGCGGGCAAGCAGCTGTCAACCCTCCGGCGGCGGGCCAGAAGCCGGGCGCTGCCGAGGAGCAGAGGCAGGCGGTGCCCGAGGGCGAGGAGGGCGAGCGGGATGGGGTCGGCAGCCTGGCGCCCGTGGGGCAGGCGGAGCTGGAGCCCGGCGAGCTGAGCCCCGGCGATGTCCCGCAGGGGGAGGATATGCTCAACGCCATTCGGCGCGGGGTCAAGCTGAAGAAGACAACCACGAATGACCGCTCAGCACCTCGTATTTCCTAG
- the MTSS1 gene encoding protein MTSS 1 isoform X6, whose translation MEAVIEKECSALGGLFQTIISDMKGSYPVWEDFINKAGKLQSQLRTTVVAAAAFLDAFQKVADMATNTRGGTREIGSALTRMCMRHRSIESKLRQFSSALIDCLINPLQEQMEEWKKVANQLDKDHAKEYKKARQEIKKKSSDTLKLQKKAKKAEALGRGDIQPQLDSALQDVNDKYLLLEETEKQAVRKALIEERGRFCAFISMLRPVIEEEISMLGEITHLQTISDDLKSLTMDPHKLPSSSEQVILDLKGSDYSWSYQTPPSSPSTTMSRKSSVCSLNSVNSSDSRSSGSHSHSPSSHYRYRSSNLPQQAPMRLSSVSSHDSGFMSQDAFQSKSPSPMPPEAPNQNSSSSASSEASETCQSVSECSSPTSVSSGSTMGAWASTDKDWAKPGPYDQPMVNTLQRRKEKREPDVNGAAQSGAPAPPEEAQRPRSMTVSAATRQGEEMEACEELALALSRGLQLDTQRSSRDSLQCSSGYSTQTTTPCCSEDTIPSQVSDYDYFSVSGDQEAEQQEFDKSSTIPRNSDISQSYRRMFQTKRPASTAGLPTTLGPVIATPGVATIRRTPSTKPSVRRGTIGGGPIPIKTPVIPVKTPTVPDIPGGLPGALAGTEECPEQSLESPAAGDGGQAVTSLPSWSGQAAVNPPAAGQKPGAAEEQRQAVPEGEEGERDGVGSLAPVGQAELEPGELSPGDVPQGEDMLNAIRRGVKLKKTTTNDRSAPRIS comes from the exons gtggTACCAGAGAGATTGGGTCTGCTCTCACCAGGATGTGTATGAGACACAGAAGTATAGAGTCCAAACTCAGGCAGTTCTCAAG TGCTTTAATTGACTGTCTGATAAACCCACTTCAAGAACAGATGGAAGAGTGGAAGAAAGTGGCCAATCAGCTGGATAAAGACCATGCAAAAG AATACAAAAAAGCCCGCcaagagataaaaaagaaatcGTCTGATACACTGAAGCTACAGAAGAAAGCCAAGAAAG CTGAGGCTCTGG GACGGGGTGACATTCAGCCCCAGCTGGATAGTGCTTTACAAGATGTCAATGATAAGTACCTGCTGCTTGAAGAAACTGAGAAGCAAGCTGTCAGAAAAGCTCTGATCGAGGAGCGCGGCCGATTCTGTGCTTTCATCTCGATGCTGCGCCCTGTGATC gaagaagaaatatcaaTGCTAGGAGAAATAACCCATTTACAAACCATATCAGATGACCTGAAAAGTCTCACCATGGATCCACACAAATTGCCATCCTCAAGTGAACAG GTAATTTTAGATTTGAAAGGTTCTGATTACAGCTGGTCTTACCAGACTCCTCCATCCTCTCCCAGTACTACCATGTCCAGAAAATCCAGTGTTTGCAG TCTGAACAGCGTTAACAGTAGTGATTCCCGGTCCAGTGGCTCGCACTCGCACTCACCTAGTTCACACTATCGCTATCGCAGCTCCAATCTGCCTCAGCAGGCACCCATGAGGCTGTCCAGTGTGTCCTCCCATGATTCTGGATTCATGTCCCAGGATGCTTTCCAGTCCAAATCGCCATCCCCCATGCCACCAGAAGCACCTAACCAG AATTCGTCCAGCTCTGCCTCTTCAGAAGCCTCTGAAACCTGCCAGTCAGTGAGCGAGTGCAGTTCCCCCACCTCAGTCAGCTCAGGCTCCACCATGGGGGCTTGGGCCTCCACAGATAAG GACTGGGCCAAGCCGGGCCCGTACGATCAGCCCATGGTGAACACATTGCAGCGTCGCAAAGAGAAGCGCGAGCCAGATGTCAATGGAGCAGCTCAGAGCGGAGCCCCTGCGCCCCCCGAGGAGGCCCAGAGACCTCGGAGCATGACGGTGTCAGCTGCCACAAGG cagggtgaggagaTGGAGGCCTGTGAGGAGCTGGCACTCGCTCTGTCcagagggctgcagctggacaCCCAGAGGAGCAGTCGGGATTCCTTGCAGTGCTCCAGTGGCTACAGCACCCAGACAACAACTCCGTGCTGTTCAGAGGACACGATCCCATCTCAAG TTTCAGATTATGATTATTTCTCTGTGAGTGGTGACCAGGAGGCAGAACAACAGGAGTTTGACAAATCTTCCACCATCCCAAGAAACAGTGACATTAGCCAGTCCTATCGCAGAATGTTTCAAACCAAGCGTCCTGCTTCCACCGCAGGTCTGCCAACCACGCTGGGACCAGTCATCGCCACCCCCGGCGTCGCCACCATCCGACGGACGCCGTCCACCAAGCCTTCGGTCCGGCGCGGCACCATCGGCGGAGGCCCCATCCCCATCAAGACGCCGGTGATTCCCGTCAAAACGCCGACTGTCCCCGATATCCCGGGGGGGCTGCCCGGTGCCCTCGCTGGGACAGAAGAGTGCCCCGAGCAAAGCCTGGAGTCTCCAGCAGCGGGAGACGGTGGGCAAGCTGTCACCAGCCTGCCCTCGTGGAGCGGGCAAGCAGCTGTCAACCCTCCGGCGGCGGGCCAGAAGCCGGGCGCTGCCGAGGAGCAGAGGCAGGCGGTGCCCGAGGGCGAGGAGGGCGAGCGGGATGGGGTCGGCAGCCTGGCGCCCGTGGGGCAGGCGGAGCTGGAGCCCGGCGAGCTGAGCCCCGGCGATGTCCCGCAGGGGGAGGATATGCTCAACGCCATTCGGCGCGGGGTCAAGCTGAAGAAGACAACCACGAATGACCGCTCAGCACCTCGTATTTCCTAG